One Mycobacteroides abscessus ATCC 19977 genomic window carries:
- a CDS encoding alpha/beta hydrolase, with protein sequence MKLFSQLRGKTARRLATVAAAAAVLPGFIGVAGGSAVANAFSRPGLPVEYLQVPSAAMNTSIKVQFQNGGAKSVYLLDGLRARDDFSGWDIETTAFEDYYQSGISVVMPVGGQSSWYTDWYQPAKGKDGVFTYKWETFLTQELPAFLANQGLSKTGNAVVGLSMGAASALNLANYHPQQFIYAGALSGFLHPADMKGQIGMAMGDAGGFNPQDMWGPDSDPAWVRNDPFLNIDRTVANGTRLWIYCGSGDATDLDATRNGFENFTGGFLEGMAIGSNKQYVDAYTAAGGKNAHVEFPPGGLHNWTYWGNQLKAMKSDMVGYLQSH encoded by the coding sequence ATGAAGCTCTTTTCACAATTGCGCGGTAAGACCGCGCGTCGACTTGCCACTGTGGCCGCAGCTGCGGCCGTTCTGCCTGGATTCATCGGTGTCGCCGGTGGTTCCGCGGTCGCCAACGCGTTCTCGCGCCCGGGTCTTCCGGTCGAGTACCTGCAGGTGCCCTCGGCGGCCATGAACACCAGCATCAAGGTCCAGTTCCAGAACGGTGGCGCCAAGTCCGTCTACCTGCTGGACGGTCTGCGTGCGCGCGATGACTTCAGCGGCTGGGACATCGAGACCACGGCGTTCGAGGACTACTACCAGTCCGGTATCTCCGTCGTCATGCCCGTCGGCGGCCAGTCCAGCTGGTACACCGACTGGTACCAGCCGGCCAAGGGTAAGGATGGCGTCTTCACCTACAAGTGGGAGACCTTCCTGACCCAGGAGCTGCCCGCCTTCCTGGCCAACCAGGGGCTGTCCAAGACCGGTAACGCGGTTGTCGGTCTGTCGATGGGTGCCGCTTCTGCCCTGAACCTCGCGAACTACCACCCACAGCAGTTCATTTACGCCGGTGCGCTCTCGGGCTTCCTGCACCCGGCCGACATGAAGGGCCAGATCGGTATGGCCATGGGCGACGCCGGTGGCTTCAACCCGCAGGACATGTGGGGCCCCGACAGCGACCCGGCCTGGGTTCGTAACGACCCGTTCCTGAACATCGACCGGACGGTGGCCAACGGCACTCGCCTGTGGATCTACTGCGGTAGCGGTGACGCCACCGACCTGGACGCCACGCGTAACGGCTTCGAGAACTTCACCGGTGGTTTCCTCGAGGGCATGGCCATCGGCTCGAACAAGCAGTACGTCGATGCCTACACCGCTGCCGGCGGCAAGAACGCCCATGTGGAGTTCCCCCCGGGTGGTCTGCACAACTGGACCTACTGGGGCAACCAGCTCAAGGCCATGAAGTCCGACATGGTGGGCTACCTGCAGAGCCACTAG
- a CDS encoding cutinase family protein translates to MPKSSNSKRHRILGMAAALAVAVVVILVIAIVVVIVRRPADVTPGAQVPVTTTPPLTRPGQKPRPAFQSADCPDVQALIIPGTWESSRTDDPLNPTEFPRSLLLNVSRPISEKFDKARLQTWTVPYTAQFHNPFANDNQMSYNDSRKEGTDRAVKQLSEMYDRCPLTSYVIIGFSQGAVIAGDIANQIGNGEGPVDQDLVLGVTLIADGRRQDGVGQSPGPNPPGQGAEVTLGDLGVLDSFGLKMTGPRPGGFGELNDRTNQICGTGDLICAAPPDAFNISNLGKTLDILSGGAGAPVHALYATPEFWQIDGNAATVWTTNWAEGLIENAPHPKHG, encoded by the coding sequence ATGCCCAAGAGCTCGAACAGTAAACGGCACCGGATTCTCGGTATGGCCGCGGCGCTGGCCGTCGCCGTCGTCGTCATTCTGGTGATCGCGATCGTCGTGGTCATCGTCCGCAGGCCCGCAGACGTCACGCCGGGTGCGCAGGTGCCGGTTACCACGACGCCGCCGTTGACGCGGCCGGGCCAGAAGCCCAGGCCGGCCTTCCAGAGCGCAGACTGCCCCGACGTGCAGGCGCTGATCATCCCGGGCACCTGGGAGTCGTCCCGCACGGACGACCCCCTTAATCCGACAGAGTTTCCGCGCTCATTGCTGCTGAACGTGTCCCGGCCCATCAGCGAGAAGTTTGACAAGGCCCGGCTGCAGACCTGGACGGTGCCCTACACCGCCCAGTTCCATAACCCCTTCGCGAACGACAACCAGATGTCATACAACGACAGCCGCAAGGAGGGCACCGACCGGGCCGTCAAGCAGCTCTCCGAGATGTATGACCGGTGCCCGCTCACCAGCTACGTCATCATCGGTTTCTCGCAGGGCGCGGTGATCGCCGGTGATATCGCCAATCAGATAGGTAACGGTGAGGGGCCCGTGGACCAGGATCTGGTGCTGGGCGTGACATTGATCGCCGATGGCCGTCGCCAGGATGGCGTGGGGCAGTCACCCGGACCGAACCCGCCCGGGCAGGGCGCGGAGGTCACTCTCGGGGACCTGGGTGTGCTGGATTCCTTCGGGCTGAAAATGACGGGCCCGCGCCCCGGCGGGTTCGGCGAGCTCAACGACCGCACCAACCAGATCTGTGGCACCGGCGACCTGATCTGTGCGGCGCCTCCGGACGCGTTCAACATCTCCAACCTGGGTAAGACGCTGGACATTCTCTCTGGCGGGGCGGGCGCACCCGTGCACGCGCTGTACGCCACGCCGGAGTTCTGGCAGATTGACGGCAACGCCGCGACGGTATGGACCACCAACTGGGCCGAGGGGCTCATTGAGAACGCTCCCCACCCGAAGCACGGATGA
- the fadD32 gene encoding long-chain-fatty-acid--AMP ligase FadD32 has translation MAFDNPFLDSAGHIKFPEDGSIVGHVEGFAQSQGESLAYRFLDFSTERDGAYIDITWAQFGARNRAVAARLQQVTKPGDRVAILAPQSLDYLVAHFGALYAGAISVPLFDPSEAGHAGRLHAVLDDCQPSAVLTTTDCAEGVRKFFRNRPPKERPRVIAVDAIPNDVGSTWVEPVATKDTIAYLQYTSGSTRAPAGVQITHLNVATNLLQLIDALSAQEGAQGHEALRGCTWLPFFHDMGLITVMVPSMLGKHMTVMSPAAFIRRPLRWLREMAVKGEDRGGSFSALPNFAFEHCALRGVPKEGEPPLDLSNIHSIINGSEPVSTASLKKFCDAFEPYGFDPKAIHPSYGMAEATLFVSSTIWNTEPARVLHVDRTELNAGRIVQVAPGAENSLTQVSSGRMARDEWAVIVDGESASEVPDGQIGQIWLHGNNIGSGYWGRPEETREAFQNTLKSRIPASHAEGAPDDANWLNTGDLGVWVDGELYITGRVKDLIIVDGRNHYPQDIEYTAQEANKALRPGYVAAFSVPANQLPQVVFDNPHAGLKYDPEDSSEQLVIIGERSVGGHKSDNQAVGDDVRAAVAVRHGVTVRDVLLVPAGSIARTSSGKIARSAARTSYLDGSLRGGYQQTAFPDDRQ, from the coding sequence ATGGCGTTCGACAACCCGTTCCTTGACTCGGCGGGTCATATCAAGTTCCCGGAGGACGGGAGCATCGTCGGGCACGTTGAGGGCTTCGCGCAGTCACAGGGTGAGAGCCTGGCGTACCGTTTCCTGGACTTTTCCACGGAGCGTGATGGCGCGTATATCGACATCACGTGGGCGCAGTTCGGTGCGCGTAACCGTGCGGTGGCGGCGCGTCTGCAGCAGGTGACCAAGCCGGGTGACCGTGTGGCCATCTTGGCTCCGCAGAGCCTTGATTACTTGGTGGCACATTTCGGTGCGCTGTACGCCGGCGCGATTTCGGTGCCGTTGTTCGATCCGAGCGAGGCTGGTCATGCCGGGCGCCTGCATGCGGTGCTCGATGATTGCCAGCCTTCGGCGGTGTTGACCACCACCGATTGTGCCGAGGGGGTGCGCAAGTTCTTCCGCAATCGCCCGCCCAAGGAGCGCCCCCGTGTCATCGCGGTCGATGCGATTCCCAACGATGTGGGGTCGACCTGGGTCGAGCCGGTGGCGACCAAGGACACCATCGCGTATCTGCAGTACACCTCGGGCTCGACCCGGGCCCCCGCCGGTGTGCAGATCACTCACCTCAATGTGGCCACCAACCTGCTGCAGCTGATCGACGCGCTGTCCGCGCAAGAAGGCGCGCAGGGACACGAGGCGCTGCGTGGCTGCACCTGGCTGCCGTTCTTCCATGACATGGGCTTGATCACCGTGATGGTGCCGTCGATGCTCGGCAAGCACATGACCGTGATGAGTCCGGCGGCGTTTATTCGCCGTCCACTGCGCTGGTTGCGGGAAATGGCCGTCAAGGGCGAGGACCGTGGTGGTAGCTTCTCGGCGCTGCCGAACTTCGCCTTCGAGCATTGCGCGTTGCGCGGTGTGCCCAAGGAGGGCGAACCGCCGCTGGACCTGTCGAACATCCACTCGATCATCAATGGGTCCGAGCCGGTGTCGACGGCGTCGCTGAAGAAGTTCTGCGACGCCTTCGAACCGTACGGTTTTGATCCCAAGGCGATTCACCCCTCGTACGGCATGGCCGAGGCCACCTTGTTCGTCTCCTCGACCATCTGGAACACCGAACCGGCGCGGGTGCTGCACGTGGACCGCACCGAGCTCAATGCCGGGCGCATCGTGCAGGTGGCCCCGGGCGCAGAGAACTCGCTGACTCAGGTCTCCAGTGGCCGCATGGCCCGCGATGAGTGGGCGGTGATCGTCGACGGCGAGAGTGCCTCGGAGGTGCCCGACGGTCAGATCGGCCAGATCTGGTTGCACGGCAACAACATTGGCTCGGGCTACTGGGGCCGCCCGGAAGAGACCCGCGAAGCGTTCCAGAACACCCTCAAATCACGCATCCCGGCATCGCATGCCGAGGGCGCTCCGGACGACGCCAACTGGCTCAACACCGGTGACCTCGGAGTATGGGTCGATGGCGAGCTGTACATCACCGGTCGCGTCAAGGACCTGATCATCGTCGACGGCCGCAACCACTACCCCCAAGACATCGAATACACCGCACAAGAAGCCAACAAGGCACTGCGCCCGGGATATGTCGCGGCCTTCTCGGTGCCGGCCAACCAGTTGCCGCAGGTGGTTTTCGACAATCCGCACGCCGGTTTGAAATACGACCCGGAGGATTCCTCCGAGCAGCTGGTCATCATCGGCGAGCGCAGCGTGGGCGGCCACAAGTCCGACAACCAAGCTGTCGGTGACGACGTGCGCGCCGCGGTCGCGGTACGCCACGGCGTCACCGTGCGCGATGTGCTGCTGGTCCCGGCGGGCTCGATCGCCCGGACCTCCAGCGGCAAGATCGCCCGCAGCGCCGCTCGAACCAGCTACCTGGACGGCAGCCTGCGCGGCGGCTACCAGCAGACCGCATTCCCCGACGACCGGCAGTAG